The Mus caroli chromosome 1, CAROLI_EIJ_v1.1, whole genome shotgun sequence genome has a window encoding:
- the LOC110303980 gene encoding olfactory receptor 6N2: protein MDQHNFSSLTEFVLLGFPNVEHIRSCLFVLLLLVYLFTIGGNMLIFLVIRLDAALHKPMYHFVSVLSFLELWYTATTIPKMLANLLSENKTISFAGCLLQTYFFHSLGASECYLLTAMAYDRYLAICRPLHYPSIMTTALCVKMAAGCWTCGFLCPISEVILVSQLPFCNYNEIPHIFCDFPPLLSLACKDTSTNVLVDFAVNAFIILITFLFIMASYGRIIGAVLKIKTAAGRRKAFSTCASHLIVVLIFFGSIIFMYVRLKKSYSLTLDRTLAVVYSVLTPLANPIIYSLRNKELIQAIKRTFFKKVEKASPTHH, encoded by the coding sequence TTCCCCAATGTGGAACACATCAGAAGCTGCCTTTTTGTCTTGCTCCTGTTGGTATACCTGTTCACCATTGGTGGTAATATGCTTATCTTCCTAGTCATACGACTGGATGCAGCCCTCCACAAACCCATGTACCACTTTGTCAGTGTTCTCTCTTTCTTGGAGTTATGGTATACAGCCACCACCATCCCTAAGATGCTAGCTAATCTTCTCAGTGAgaataaaacaatttcttttgCAGGATGCCTCCTTCAAACCTATTTTTTCCACTCCCTTGGGGCCTCTGAATGCTACCTTCTTAcagccatggcctatgaccgATACCTGGCCATCTGCCGACCCCTCCACTATCCTTCAATTATGACCACAGCACTCTGTGTAAAgatggctgctggctgctggacttgtggttttctgtgtcCTATTTCTGAGGTTATCCTTGTCTCTCAGCTCCCCTTCTGTAACTACAATGAGATCCCTCACATTTTCTGTGATTTTCCACCTCTTTTGAGCCTGGCCTGCAAAGACACATCCACTAATGTTCTGGTGGACTTTGCTGTCAATGCCTTCATTATCCTTATCACTTTCCTTTTTATCATGGCCTCTTATGGGAGGATCATTGGTGCTGTGCTGAAGATCAAAACAgcagcaggaagaaggaaggccttCTCCACTTGTGCCTCACACCTCATCGTGGTGCTCATCTTCTTTGGGAGCATCATCTTTATGTATGTTCGGCTAAAGAAGAGCTACTCATTGACTCTTGACCGCACTCTAGCCGTAGTCTACTCTGTGCTAACACCTTTGGCCAATCCCATTATCTATAGTCTTCGAAACAAGGAACTCATTCAGGCCATCAAGAGGACCTTCTTCAAGAAGGTGGAGAAAGCTAGTCCAACTCATCATTAA
- the LOC110303466 gene encoding olfactory receptor 6N1, which yields MGTGNWSHVTEFIILGFPHFQGVQIYLFFLLLSIYLTTILGNLLIFLVVYLDSRLHTPMYRFVSILSFLELGYTAATIPKMLANLLSEKKTISFSGCLLQIYFFHSLGATECYLLTAMAYDRYLAICRPLHYPTLMTQSLCIKIAIGCWLGGLAGPVVEISLVSRLPFCGPNHIQHIFCDFPPVLSLACTDTSVNVLVDFIINSCKILATFLLILSSYLQIIRTVLKIPSAAGKKKAFSTCASHLTVVLIFYGSILFMYVRLKKSYSLDYDRALAVVYSVITPFLNPFIYSLRNKEIKEALKRQLMRTGILR from the coding sequence ATGGGCACTGGAAACTGGAGCCACGTAACAGAATTCATCATTTTGGGCTTCCCTCACTTCCAAGGTGTCCAGATTTACCTGTTTTTCTTGCTGCTTTCCATTTACCTCACTACTATATTGGGAAACTTGCTGATATTCTTGGTGGTCTACCTGGACTCTCGGCTCCACACGCCCATGTACAGATTTGTCAGCATCCTTTCCTTCTTGGAGCTGGGCTACACAGCTGCCACCATTCCCAAGATGCTAGCAAACTTGCTGAGTGAGAAGAAGACAATTTCCTTTTCTGGATGTCTCCTACAGATCTACTTCTTTCACTCTCTTGGAGCTACTGAGTGCTACCTCCTGACAGCAATGGCATATGACAGGTACTTAGCCATTTGCAGGCCTCTTCACTATCCCACGCTAATGACCCAGTCACTCTGTATCAAGATTGCCATTGGTTGCTGGTTGGGAGGTTTGGCTGGGCCAGTGGTGGAAATTTCCTTAGTGTCTCGTCTCCCTTTTTGTGGCCCCAATCACATTCAGCACATTTTTTGTGATTTCCCTCCTGTGCTGAGTTTGGCTTGTACTGACACATCAGTCAATGTCCTAGTAGATTTTATTATTAACTCCTGTAAGATCCTGGCCACCTTCCTGCTGATCCTCAGCTCCTACTTGCAGATAATCCGCACAGTTCTCAAGATTCCCTCTGCTGCAGGCAAGAAGAAGGCCTTCTCCACGTgtgcctcccatctcactgtggTTCTCATCTTCTATGGGAGCATCCTTTTCATGTATGTGCGACTGAAGAAGAGTTACTCCCTTGACTACGACCGAGCCTTGGCAGTAGTCTACTCTGTGATTACTCCCTTTCTCAACCCCTTCATTTATAGCTTGCGCAACAAGGAAATCAAGGAGGCCCTGAAGAGGCAGCTTATGAGAACAGGAATACTGAGGTGA
- the LOC110301817 gene encoding olfactory receptor 6K3-like, with product MDKKNQTKVTEFYFSDFPQFEDGGLLLFILLLCVYLFIVVGNAMIFLAVQLDVRLHNPMYSFISIFSFLEICYTTVTIPQMLYNLVSKEKTISFIGCLMQMYFFHSFGVTESLVLTIMAIDRYVAICNPLRYAIIITPKLCTQLSTGSFTLGFLMLLPEIVWMSTLPFCGPNQIHQLFCDLEPVLLLACTDTSMILVEDVIHAISILSCVSIISLSYLRIITVVLKIPSGESRQKAFSTCSAHITIFVLFFGSVALMYLRFSVTFQPLLEKVIALMFAVLAPFFNPIIYSLRNKDMKDAIKKMFGSQKILTVSGS from the coding sequence ATGGATAAGAAGAATCAGACGAAGGTGacagagttttatttttctgatttcccTCAGTTTGAAGATGGTGGCCTTTTGCTCTTCATCCTTCTACTCTGCGTCTACCTGTTCATTGTTGTTGGGAATGCTATGATCTTCTTGGCTGTGCAGCTGGATGTCCGTCTGCACAATCCCATGTACAGTTTCATCAGCATCTTCTCCTTCCTGGAGATTTGCTACACCACAGTGACCATTCCCCAAATGCTCTATAACTTGGTCAGCAAAGAGAAAACCATCTCCTTCATTGGCTGCCTAATGCAGATGTATTTTTTCCATTCCTTTGGAGTCACAGAAAGCTTAGTCCTCACAATAATGGCCATCGACAGGTATGTTGCCATCTGTAACCCACTTCGCTATGCAATCATTATAACTCCAAAGCTCTGCACACAGCTTTCCACAGGCTCTTTCACCCTTGGCTTCCTCATGCTCCTCCCAGAGATTGTGTGGATGTCTACTCTGCCCTTCTGTGGCCCCAATCAGATTCACCAGCTCTTCTGTGACTTAGAACCTGTGCTCCTCTTGGCATGTACAGACACATCTATGATTCTGGTTGAAGATGTCATCCATGCTATCTCCATCCTGAGCTGTGTCTCTATCATCAGCCTTTCCTATTTAAGGATCATCACCGTGGTCCTGAAGATTCCATCTGGTGAGAGCCGTCAGAAGGCATTCTCCACATGCTCAGCCCACATCACCATTTTTGTGCTGTTTTTTGGCAGTGTGGCTCTTATGTACCTGCGCTTCTCTGTCACCTTCCAACCACTACTGGAGAAGGTCATTGCACTAATGTTTGCTGTCCTTGCCCCATTTTTCAATCCTATaatctacagcctgaggaacaagGATATGAAAGATGCCATTAAGAAAATGTTCGGTTCTCAAAAGATACTCACTGTTTCTGGGAGCTGA